Sequence from the uncultured Flavobacterium sp. genome:
ATCCTTTTAAATTTTTTAAATTATCGATACTAATCGAACCTAAATTTCTAAAGATCGAAACTAAAATAGCCAATCCAACTGCAACTTCTGCTGCAGCAACTGCCATCGAGAAGAATACAAAGACTTGTCCTTGTGCATCTTGATGATAAGTTGAAAAAGCAACAAATAAAAGGTTAACAGCATTCAACATGATTTCGATAGACATGAAAACGATAATAGCATTTCGTCTGTACAATACACCAAAAATACCAATACAGAAAAGTACAACACTTAAAAAGATGTAGTTTTCAATACCTATTTGATTTAATATATTACCCATTATTTATTTAATTTTTCTTTTTTAGACAATAATACAGTTCCAATCATGGCTACTAAAAGCAAGATCGAAGCAAATTCAAACGGAACCATATATTCGTTCAATAATATTTTACCCAATACTTTGATCGATTGAAAATCTTCACCAGTTGAGTCATATTCACCAACAATTGGTTTAGAGTTAATGAAAATGGCAATCAATACAACACAAATCAAACAGAAAGAAACAATTGCGCCTAAACGTGTAATTCTAGGTCTGTGTACTTGATGGCGTTCATTAAGATTCATTAACATAATCGTAAACAGGAACAAAATCATAATTGCTCCGGAATAAACTATAAGATGAACTATAGCTAAAAATTGAGCATTTAATAATAAATAGTGACCAGCAATCGAGAAAAAACAAATCACTAAATAAATAGCACTATGAATTGGATTTCTGCTAAAAATGGTCAAAAAAGCGGTGATTACCGTAATAAACGCTAAGAAACAAAATATAATTTGTACAGTTGTTGCGTGTGCAAAATCAGGAATATGTATCATTTAGTTAGCATTATTAAGTTGAGCATTTTTGATAGCCACATCAAGAGGCATCACTAATCTGTCTTTTCCAAAAATGAAATCTTCTCTTTCGTAGCTAGCAGGAACTAATGTTTTCGAAGTAGTCAAATAAATGGCATCTTTCGGGCAAGCTTCTTCACATAAACCACAGAAAATACAACGTAACATATTGATTTCATATATCGAAGCATATTTTTCTTCTCTGTACAAGTGTTTTTCATCTGCTTTACGTTCTGCGGCTTTCATCGTGATTGCTTCAGCAGGACATGATAAAGCACATAATCCACAAGCGGTACAGTTTTCACGACCTTGTTCATCACGTTTCAACTGGTGTTGACCGCGATAAACCGGACTCATTTCACGAACTTGTTCAGGATAGTGAATTGTTACTTTTTTTCTGAATAAGTGTTTAAGTGTGATACCTAATCCTTTCACAATCGCCACAAGATACAATCGTTCCCAAAAAGTCATCTCTTTGTTAGAGACCATCTTTTTTCTACCCGATAATGATATAGTTTCTATTGACATTTTTAATGTATGATTTACGATTTACTATTTGTGTTCAACAAATCAAATCTGTTTTATTTTTATTTTGAAGCTAATCCTGCTATTCGCTGTATCTTTGTTTTTTTAAAGAAAAAAAACAAAGGATGCCGCTTCTATCAGGGCTAGGCATTACGGTTCTTAGAATCCTAAAGCTGCTGCAATATCATGTCTTAAAATAACAGCTCCGGTAATCATGATATTAATGATGGATAGCGGAATCAAAATTCTCCAACCTAAATTCATTAATTGGTCATATCTAAATCTTGGAATTGTCCAACGTACCCACATATAGAAAAATATGAAGAAACATAATTTTGCAAACAATGCTGCAATTCCTAGTAAATTAGCAATATTTACTCCTGCATGTTCAACCATCCAGCTCATTCCAGGATAGTTATATCCTCCAAAGAATAAAACAGAAATAATTGTTGAAGAGATAAACATACTTGCATATTCAGCAAACAAATAGAATCCCATTTTCATGGATGAATATTCTGTATGGTAACCTCCAATTAATTCAGATTCACATTCTGCTAAGTCAAAAGGAGTTCTGTTAGTTTCTGCAAACGAACAAATCAGGAAAATCAAGAATGATAAAGGCTGGTAAAATACATTCCAGTTCATTTCTTGTTGTTGAAGAGAGATTTCTTTTAAGCTTAAAGTCCCGGTCATCATCAACAAAGCAATCATTGATAATCCCATTGCAACTTCATAAGAAACCATTTGAGAAGCCGCACGAACAGCTCCCATCAAAGAGAATTTATTGTTAGAAGCCCATCCACCAATCATGATACCATAAACTCCAATAGAAAGAACTCCAAAAATGTATAATATACCAATATTAATATCGGTTGCCTGTAAATAAACATCGCGACCAAAAACATGTAATTTATCTCCCCAAGGAATTACAGCACTTGTCATTAAAGCCGTACTCATGGCAATTGCCGGTCCTACAACAAATAAGAATTTATTAGGTGTATTTGGGAAAAATTCTTCTTTCGAGAATAATTTCATACCATCAGCAAGAGGTTGCAATAATCCTCCCCATCCTGCACGGTTTGGTCCAACACGATCCTGAAGATAAGCTGCAACTTTACGTTCAGCCCAAGTAGAGTACATGGCCATAATCATTGTGATAGCGAAAACTACAACAATTACAACGCTCTTTTCTATAATAAACGTACCATCTACCATCGTTAAGAATTTTTGTTGTTAGTGTTTAATGGAATTTCAGCCATACTAATTTTTTTACGGTCAATATCTCTACCCATAAGGATAGTTTTTTCAGTATCGATTTCTACTTTCTCTAATTTTTGAGTGTAGTTATTTTGGTTGATAACAGAATCTTTTTCAAATTCTCTTGGTCCTTCAATAACCCAGTCATTTACATTTTTATGTTCAAAACGACAGCTGTTGCAAATGAATTCTTCTACTTCATGGTACTCATCTTTACGACCAGTTACACGTTGAATTTCTCCACCAAACATCCAAACAGTAGTTTTTCCACAACATCCAGGAGTAGTACATTCTCTGTGAGCGTTGTAAGGTTTGTTGAACCAAACTCTTGATTTAAAACGGAAAGTTTTATCTGTCAATGCTCCAACAGGACAAACATCGATCATGTTTCCTGAAAATTCATTGTCAATAGCTTTTGAGATTCCAGTTGAAATATTAGCGTGATCACCACGATCTAATACTCCGTGAACTCTGTTGTCTGTCAATTGATCTGCAACTTGCACACATCTTTGACATAAGATACAACGGTTCATATGTAGTTGAATATTTGGACCAATATCTTCTGGTTCAAATGTTCTTTTTTCTTCAATAAAACGTGATTTCGGATTTCCGTGCTCAAAACTTAAGTTTTGAAGATCACATTCACCAGCCTGATCACAAATAGGGCAATCTAAAGGGTGATTGATTAATAGAAATTCTGTTACAGATTTACGAGCTTCTGTTACACGATCAGAAGATTTACTGTTTACTTCCATTCCGTCCATACATCCTGTTACACAAGATGCCATAAGTTTTGGCATTGGTCTTGGGTCAGCCTCACTTCCTTTAGAAACTTCAACTAAACAACAACGACATTTTCCGCCGCTGCCTTTTAATTTTGAGTAATAGCACATGGCTGGCGGCACCAAATCTCCACCAATCATACGTGCAGCCTGCAGGATCGTTGTTCCTGGCTCTACGTCTATACTTTGACCGTCTATGGTTACTTTCATCTCTTATTGATTTGAATGTTGAAAGTCGGAATATTGAAAAGAATTGCTGTCCTTTTTGATATTATTAACTTTATAACTTTCTGCTTTATATTTCTTTATACGATTACTTTACCGCCTACTAAATGTTTCACTTGCGAGAAAGGTTCAGCAACAAAGTGATCTCTGTGTTTTATTTTTTCAGGGAAGCGAACGTGATATTCAAACTCATCTCTAAAATGGCGAATCGCTGCTGCTACAGGCCAAGAAGCTGCATCACCTAATGGGCAAATTGTATTACCCTCGATTTTGCTTTGAATACTCCATAATAATTCGATATCCTCTTCACGACCTTGACCGTTTTCGATTCTCCACAATATTTTTTCTAACCATCCTGTTCCTTCACGACAAGGAGTACATTGTCCGCAAGATTCATGGTGGTAAAAACGAGCGAAGTTCCAAGTGTTTCTAACAACACAAGCAGTGTCATTGTAAACGATAAATCCTCCAGAACCTAACATAGATCCGGTAGCAAAACCACCATCACTTAAGGATTCGTAAGTCATTAATCTGTCTTCTCCATTTGCTGTTTTAAAAATTAATTCAGCTGGTAAAATTGGCACAGAAGATCCTCCTGGTACAAATGCTTTTAGAGGTCTGCTAGAAGACATTCCGCCTAAGTATTCGTCAGAATTCATGAATTCGTCAACACTTAAGCCTAATTCAATTTCATAAACTCCCGGGTTTTTAATATGTCCTGAAGCAGAAATTAATTTAGTTCCTGTTGAACGTCCGATACCGATTTTTGCATAATCATCACCAGAATTGTTGATGATCCAAGGCACAGTTGCAATAGTTTCTACGTTGTTTACCACAGTTGGATTTGCCCAAAGTCCTGATACCGCAGGGAATGGTGGTTTAATACGAGGATTTCCTCTTTTACCTTCCAAAGATTCAATAAGTGCAGTTTCTTCTCCACAAATATAAGCTCCGGCTCCACAGTGAACGTGTAATTCTAAATCGTAACCTGTTCCTAATATATTTTTTCCTAACCAACCGGCAGCTTTAGCTTCGGCGATAGCTCTTTCTAATATTTTGAAAACCCACATATATTCTCCACGAATGTAGATATATGATAAGTTAGCGCCTAAGGCAAAACTTGAAGTAATCATTCCTTCGATCAATAAGTGAGGAATAAATTCCATCAAATAACGATCTTTGAATGTTCCCGGTTCAGACTCATCGGCGTTGCAAACTAAGTGTCTTGGTTTTCCTGATTTTTTGTCAATAAAACTCCATTTCATTCCTGCAGGGAAACCTGCACCACCACGACCACGAAGTCCTGATTTTTTTACTTCTTCAACAACTTCATCTGGTGTAAGTGTTTTTAAAGCTTTTTCTACAGAAGCATAACCACCATTTTGACGATACACTTCGTAGGTTTTGATACCCGGAACATTGATTTTATCTAATAATATTTTCTGTGACATCTTATTTATCGTGTAATATTATTTTATCATCTCTACAATCAGCGATTAACTGATCGATTTTTTCTTCTGTCAATTTTTCTTTGTAGAAATCTCCTAACTGCATCATCGGAGCGTATCCGCAAGCACCTAAACATTCTACACCAGCAATGGTAAACATTCCGTCTGGAGTCGTTTCTCCCATTTTAATGCCTAATTTTTCAGAAGTATAATCCATTAAATTTTCGGCACCGCTTAAACAACAACAAGAAGTCTGACAGAATTCGAACATGTATTTTCCAATTGGTTTTTGGTTATACATGGTATAAAAAGTAACCACTTCGTAAACCTCAATTGGTTTGATGTGCAAAATTTCAGCAACTTTATCCTGTAACTCTGTACTTAACCAGTTGTCGTGAGCGTCTTGCACTTCGTGTAAAACAGGTAACAAAGCCGATTTTCTTTTGTCTTCAGGATAATGACTGATCAATTCATTGATGCGAGTCATCAATGCTTCAGTCATGTTTATTTCTTGTTTGTAATGTTTACGTTCCATTTTTATTTTAGATTTTAGACTTAAAGTTTTAGATTTTTAATCTGCTGTCTTTAAATCCATATTCTGCAATCTTTTTTAAATTTCAGATCTAGATTTCTGATTATAGATTTTTCAATCTGCAATCTAAATCAACAATCTTTTTTAGGCGTCTAATTCTCCTGCAATAACATTTAAACTTGATAGAATAACAATTGCATCAGATAATAAAGAACCTTTGATCATTTCAGGATATGCTTGATAATAAATGAAACAAGGTCTTCTGAAATGTAATCTATATGGAGTTCTGCTTCCGTCTGTAACTAAATAGAATCCGATTTCTCCATTTCCTCCTTCTACAGGGTGGTAAATTTCTGCAACTGGTACAGGAACTTCTCCCATTACAATCTTAAAGTGATAAATTAAAGATTCCATTGAAGTGTAAACATCTTCTTTTGGAGGAAGGTAGTAATCAGGAACTTCTGCATGATATTCGTTTCCGGCTGGCATTTTTTCTAATGCTTGACGAATAATGCTTAAACTTTCCCAAACTTCAGCATTACGAACACAGAAACGATCGTAAGTATCTCCTGATTTTCCAACAGGAACTACAAAATCGAAATCTTCGTATGATGAATAAGGTTGTGCAACACGAACGTCGTAATCAACTCCGGCAGCACGTAAGTTTGGACCTGTAAATCCGTAAGCCATTGCTTGCTCTGCTGAGATTGCACCTACGTCTACGGTTCTGTCAAGGAAAATTCTGTTTCTTTCGAATAAGTTAACAAACTCTTGCCAAGCAACAGGGAAATCTTGTAAAAAGACATCTAATTTGCGGAAAGCTTCTGGTGACCAATCTCTTTCGAAACCACCAATTCTTCCCATATTTGTTGTTAAACGAGCACCACAAATTTCTTCGTAGATTTCGTAAACTTTTTCTCTAAATTGAAAAACGTACAAGAAACCGGTATAAGCACCAGTATCAACACCAAGAATCGAGTTACAGATTAAGTGGTCTGTAATACGAGCCAACTCCATTACAATTACTCTTAAGTATTGTGCTCTTTTAGGAACTTCAATATTTAGTAATTTTTCTAAAGTCATCCACCATCCCATATTATTAATAGGAGAGGAGCAATAGTTCATACGGTCTGTAAGAGGAGTAATTTGGTAAAAAGGACGATTTTCGGCGATTTTTTCAAAAGCTCTGTGGATGTATCCAATAGTTGGTTCAGCCTCAAGAATTCTTTCACCATCCATTAACAGGATATTTTGAAAAATACCGTGAGTCGCCGGGTGTGTAGGACCTAAATTTAGTACTGAAAGCTCGCTTCCGTCTTCGTTTAGTTTATCCTTAATTATTTTAGCATATCGATGCTCTGGTGGTAATAATAGTTCTGACATTTTATAATGTTGAATTATTTATTTTTTAGCAATTTGTTGTTGTTCTTCCAAAGAATCTATCGTCTTTATCTGTTCTTCCGCTGTCTTCCATTGGGAATTCTTTTCGCATTGGGAACGATACCATCTCATCCATATTCAAAATACGTTTCAATTGTGGATGTCCAATAAAGTCAATCCCGTAGAAATCGTATGTTTCTCTTTCCATCCAATTTGAACTCAGGAAAATATTTGAAATAGTTTTTATCTCTGGTTTTTCACCGTTTAAGAATACTTTGATTCTAATACGTTTGTTTTCGTACCAATTGTGTAAATGGTATACGATTGCAAATTGACGCTCTGTTTCATTGTCCGGATAATGAACACCGCATAAATCGGTTAAAAAGTGGAAACGTAAATCAGAATCGTTTTTCAAAAAAAGAATTAAAGCTGTGATTTTATCAGCAGAAGTTTCTAATGAAAAAATATCTCTTTCTTGGTGAAAGTTAAAAACACTTGTATCAAATGTTTCTGTAAGTTTATCTTGAATCAGGGTGTTTTCTAAAGCCATCTTATGAAATGTTATATGAAGCTAGTAATTCTTGGTATTCTGGTGAGCTTCTGCGTCTAACAGATTCGCTTTTTACCAAATCTTGAAGTCTCATTACTCCATCAACAATTTGCTCTGGCCTTGGCGGACATCCCGGAACGTAAACGTCAACTGGTATTACTTTGTCAATTCCTTGTAAAACTGAATAAGTATCGAAGATTCCACCTGATGATGCACAAGCTCCAACTGCAATTACCCAGCGAGGTTCAGACATTTGTTCGTAAACTTGTCTTAAAATAGGTGCCATTTTTTTAGAAATAGTTCCCATTACTAATAACATATCTGCCTGACGAGGAGAAAAACTCACACGTTCAGAACCAAATCGTGCTAAATCGTAATGTGACGCCATTGTAGCCATGAATTCGATACCACAGCATGAAGTTGCAAAAGGCAATGGCCATAATGAATTGGCTCTTGCTAAACCTACAACGTCATTTAGTTTTGTAGCGAAGAAACCTTCTCCAACAACTCCTTCAGGCGGCGCAACCATATTTACATTTGAATCGCTCATTTTTATTTTAGATTTCTGATTTTAGATTTTAGATTTGGGAATCGTAAAAGTTAAAATCAATTTTTTTAAATCAGTATTAAATTCAATTGAGGTTAAATTTTAAATTTTAATTCGAGATATATAATCTAAAATCAGAAATCTAAAATTTAAAATCATAATTATTCCCAGTCTAATGCTTTTTTCTTAATGATGTAGAAAAAGCCAACTAAAAGAAGTGACATAAACACGATCATTTTAAGCATTCCTTCAATTCCTAATTCTTTGAAGTTTACTGCCCATGGATAAAGGAAAATTACCTCTACATCAAACAATACGAACAAAATGGCAACCAGGAAATATTTTACCGAAAAAGGAATACGTGCGTTACCTACAGATTCGACACCACACTCAAAGTTTTTGTCTTTTACTTCAGAACTTCTTTTTGGGCCTAATTTTCCCGAAATAATGATTGTTCCTACCACAAATCCAATAGCTAAAATAGCTTGCATTAAAATAGGAATGTAACTGTATTGATCAGATTGCATAAACTTAGGGTTTTTACTTAAAGAATAAGCCACAAAGATAACTTTCAACTCTGTAAATCACAAGCTAAAAAAGGATTTAAGTAGGGTCGAAAAGGGTGTTTGTTTGTAATTTTTATCGATTATAAATAACAACTGTCTATTTTAAGATATTTTTAAGATTTGGGCAAAAAAAAAACGTCCCGATACTTCGGGACGTTTTCAAAACCATTCAGAGGCAAAAAAAATAAATTGCTATATTTTTCTTAGATTACTGCTACTTTAGCAGCAACTTTCCCTTTTCTTCCTTCTTCTTCTTCATAGCTTACACGGTCACCTTCGCGTAATTCTTCCGCGTTAATTCCTGAAGCGTGAACGAAGATATCTTTTCCTGTTTCTTCGTCTGTAATGAATCCATAACCTTTAGATTCATTGAAAAATTTTACTGTACCTGTACGCATTGTAATTGTAATAATAATTTATAATGAAGCAAATGTAATATATAAATTCATACAAAAGACAATAAGGTGTTAATTTTTTGTAAAAATTATTGATTCACAGTGTTTTCGCTATTTATATTGCATCAATTTTGATATGGAACTATTTTATTTAATATTTTGTAATTGTTAAATTAAATGTTAAAAAAGTAGCTTATAGTTTACAAAAAAATTGTATATTTTGCCAACTCGGTGATGTAAATCTATGTTTCTGAGGGAAAATACTTGTGTTTGCTGGTCTCGCATTTTTTGATAAGTATTTTGTTGATGTTCAAGTCAGAAGAAAAAGCAAAAAAAAACTACAACTAATAAGATTTAGCTGTAGTTTTTTATGTTTTTATATTTCTAAGAATTTAGATCAAATCAACTTTAATGTGTAATTCTTTTAATTGAGCATCGTCAATTGTTGCAGGAGCATCAATCATAACATCACGTCCTGAATTATTTTTTGGGAATGCGATAAAATCTCTAATCGTTTCCTGACCTCCTAAAATAGCAACCAATCTGTCTAAACCAAATGCTAAACCTCCGTGTGGCGGTGCTCCAAATTGGAAAGCATCCATTAAGAAACCAAATTGTGCTTTTGCTTCTTCTTCGGTAAAACCTAAATATTTAAACATTAATTGTTGAGTCGCTTTATCGTGAATACGAATAGATCCTCCACCAATTTCATTTCCGTTAAGAACCATATCATATGCATTAGCACGAACCTTTCCTGGTTCAGTTTCTAATAATTGCATGTCTTCTGGTTTTGGAGATGTAAATGGGTGATGCATCGCGTGGTAACGACCACTTTCTTCATCAAGTTCTAATAATGGGAAATCAACAACCCATAATGGAGCAAATTCTTCCGGATTACGTAAACCTAAACGAGTTGCTAATTCCATACGAAGTGCCGAAAGTTGCGCACGTGTTTTGTTAGCAGGACCTGAAAGTACAAAAATCATATCGCCAGGTTTTGCTCCTGTAATTTTTGCCCATTGTCCTAAATCATCCTGATCGTAGAATTTATCTACAGATGATTTAAAAGTTCCGTCGTCATTACATTTTGCATACACCATTCCTGATGCTCCAACTTGTGGACGTTTTACCCAGTCAATTAAAGCGTCAATTTCTTTACGAGTATAATTTCCTGCTCCCGGAACTGCAATTCCCACAACTAATTCAGCAGCATTGAATACTGGGAAATCTTTGTGTTGTGCAAATTCGTTTAACTCACCAAACTCCATTCCAAAACGAATGTCCGGTTTGTCATTTCCATATGTTTTCATGGCATAAT
This genomic interval carries:
- the nuoF gene encoding NADH-quinone oxidoreductase subunit NuoF, translating into MSQKILLDKINVPGIKTYEVYRQNGGYASVEKALKTLTPDEVVEEVKKSGLRGRGGAGFPAGMKWSFIDKKSGKPRHLVCNADESEPGTFKDRYLMEFIPHLLIEGMITSSFALGANLSYIYIRGEYMWVFKILERAIAEAKAAGWLGKNILGTGYDLELHVHCGAGAYICGEETALIESLEGKRGNPRIKPPFPAVSGLWANPTVVNNVETIATVPWIINNSGDDYAKIGIGRSTGTKLISASGHIKNPGVYEIELGLSVDEFMNSDEYLGGMSSSRPLKAFVPGGSSVPILPAELIFKTANGEDRLMTYESLSDGGFATGSMLGSGGFIVYNDTACVVRNTWNFARFYHHESCGQCTPCREGTGWLEKILWRIENGQGREEDIELLWSIQSKIEGNTICPLGDAASWPVAAAIRHFRDEFEYHVRFPEKIKHRDHFVAEPFSQVKHLVGGKVIV
- a CDS encoding NADH-quinone oxidoreductase subunit C, which translates into the protein MALENTLIQDKLTETFDTSVFNFHQERDIFSLETSADKITALILFLKNDSDLRFHFLTDLCGVHYPDNETERQFAIVYHLHNWYENKRIRIKVFLNGEKPEIKTISNIFLSSNWMERETYDFYGIDFIGHPQLKRILNMDEMVSFPMRKEFPMEDSGRTDKDDRFFGRTTTNC
- a CDS encoding NADH-quinone oxidoreductase subunit I, whose translation is MSIETISLSGRKKMVSNKEMTFWERLYLVAIVKGLGITLKHLFRKKVTIHYPEQVREMSPVYRGQHQLKRDEQGRENCTACGLCALSCPAEAITMKAAERKADEKHLYREEKYASIYEINMLRCIFCGLCEEACPKDAIYLTTSKTLVPASYEREDFIFGKDRLVMPLDVAIKNAQLNNAN
- the nuoK gene encoding NADH-quinone oxidoreductase subunit NuoK, which encodes MGNILNQIGIENYIFLSVVLFCIGIFGVLYRRNAIIVFMSIEIMLNAVNLLFVAFSTYHQDAQGQVFVFFSMAVAAAEVAVGLAILVSIFRNLGSISIDNLKNLKG
- the nuoH gene encoding NADH-quinone oxidoreductase subunit NuoH — translated: MVDGTFIIEKSVVIVVVFAITMIMAMYSTWAERKVAAYLQDRVGPNRAGWGGLLQPLADGMKLFSKEEFFPNTPNKFLFVVGPAIAMSTALMTSAVIPWGDKLHVFGRDVYLQATDINIGILYIFGVLSIGVYGIMIGGWASNNKFSLMGAVRAASQMVSYEVAMGLSMIALLMMTGTLSLKEISLQQQEMNWNVFYQPLSFLIFLICSFAETNRTPFDLAECESELIGGYHTEYSSMKMGFYLFAEYASMFISSTIISVLFFGGYNYPGMSWMVEHAGVNIANLLGIAALFAKLCFFIFFYMWVRWTIPRFRYDQLMNLGWRILIPLSIINIMITGAVILRHDIAAALGF
- the aspS gene encoding aspartate--tRNA ligase produces the protein MYRSHNCGELNASNINTEVTLAGWVQNSNDKGFINWVNLRDRYGITQLLFDKGRSDEKVFELAKTLGREFVIQVKGTVIEREAKNKNLATGDIEILVTEMTILNAALTPPFTIEDKTDGGEDIRMKYRYLDIRRNPVKNSLLFRHKVAMEVRKYLSDLDFCEVETPYLIKSTPEGARDFVVPSRMNEGQFYALPQSPQTFKQLLMVGGMDKYFQIVKCFRDEDLRADRQPEFTQIDCEMAFVEQEDILNVFEGLTRHLLKEIKGIEVDKFPRITYDYAMKTYGNDKPDIRFGMEFGELNEFAQHKDFPVFNAAELVVGIAVPGAGNYTRKEIDALIDWVKRPQVGASGMVYAKCNDDGTFKSSVDKFYDQDDLGQWAKITGAKPGDMIFVLSGPANKTRAQLSALRMELATRLGLRNPEEFAPLWVVDFPLLELDEESGRYHAMHHPFTSPKPEDMQLLETEPGKVRANAYDMVLNGNEIGGGSIRIHDKATQQLMFKYLGFTEEEAKAQFGFLMDAFQFGAPPHGGLAFGLDRLVAILGGQETIRDFIAFPKNNSGRDVMIDAPATIDDAQLKELHIKVDLI
- a CDS encoding NADH-quinone oxidoreductase subunit J, coding for MIHIPDFAHATTVQIIFCFLAFITVITAFLTIFSRNPIHSAIYLVICFFSIAGHYLLLNAQFLAIVHLIVYSGAIMILFLFTIMLMNLNERHQVHRPRITRLGAIVSFCLICVVLIAIFINSKPIVGEYDSTGEDFQSIKVLGKILLNEYMVPFEFASILLLVAMIGTVLLSKKEKLNK
- a CDS encoding NADH-quinone oxidoreductase subunit A: MQSDQYSYIPILMQAILAIGFVVGTIIISGKLGPKRSSEVKDKNFECGVESVGNARIPFSVKYFLVAILFVLFDVEVIFLYPWAVNFKELGIEGMLKMIVFMSLLLVGFFYIIKKKALDWE
- a CDS encoding 2Fe-2S iron-sulfur cluster-binding protein produces the protein MKVTIDGQSIDVEPGTTILQAARMIGGDLVPPAMCYYSKLKGSGGKCRCCLVEVSKGSEADPRPMPKLMASCVTGCMDGMEVNSKSSDRVTEARKSVTEFLLINHPLDCPICDQAGECDLQNLSFEHGNPKSRFIEEKRTFEPEDIGPNIQLHMNRCILCQRCVQVADQLTDNRVHGVLDRGDHANISTGISKAIDNEFSGNMIDVCPVGALTDKTFRFKSRVWFNKPYNAHRECTTPGCCGKTTVWMFGGEIQRVTGRKDEYHEVEEFICNSCRFEHKNVNDWVIEGPREFEKDSVINQNNYTQKLEKVEIDTEKTILMGRDIDRKKISMAEIPLNTNNKNS
- a CDS encoding NADH-quinone oxidoreductase subunit D — translated: MSELLLPPEHRYAKIIKDKLNEDGSELSVLNLGPTHPATHGIFQNILLMDGERILEAEPTIGYIHRAFEKIAENRPFYQITPLTDRMNYCSSPINNMGWWMTLEKLLNIEVPKRAQYLRVIVMELARITDHLICNSILGVDTGAYTGFLYVFQFREKVYEIYEEICGARLTTNMGRIGGFERDWSPEAFRKLDVFLQDFPVAWQEFVNLFERNRIFLDRTVDVGAISAEQAMAYGFTGPNLRAAGVDYDVRVAQPYSSYEDFDFVVPVGKSGDTYDRFCVRNAEVWESLSIIRQALEKMPAGNEYHAEVPDYYLPPKEDVYTSMESLIYHFKIVMGEVPVPVAEIYHPVEGGNGEIGFYLVTDGSRTPYRLHFRRPCFIYYQAYPEMIKGSLLSDAIVILSSLNVIAGELDA
- a CDS encoding NAD(P)H-dependent oxidoreductase subunit E, whose product is MERKHYKQEINMTEALMTRINELISHYPEDKRKSALLPVLHEVQDAHDNWLSTELQDKVAEILHIKPIEVYEVVTFYTMYNQKPIGKYMFEFCQTSCCCLSGAENLMDYTSEKLGIKMGETTPDGMFTIAGVECLGACGYAPMMQLGDFYKEKLTEEKIDQLIADCRDDKIILHDK
- a CDS encoding NADH-quinone oxidoreductase subunit B; the encoded protein is MSDSNVNMVAPPEGVVGEGFFATKLNDVVGLARANSLWPLPFATSCCGIEFMATMASHYDLARFGSERVSFSPRQADMLLVMGTISKKMAPILRQVYEQMSEPRWVIAVGACASSGGIFDTYSVLQGIDKVIPVDVYVPGCPPRPEQIVDGVMRLQDLVKSESVRRRSSPEYQELLASYNIS
- a CDS encoding cold shock domain-containing protein — translated: MRTGTVKFFNESKGYGFITDEETGKDIFVHASGINAEELREGDRVSYEEEEGRKGKVAAKVAVI